In the Paenibacillus sp. FSL H7-0357 genome, one interval contains:
- a CDS encoding MBL fold metallo-hydrolase, with the protein MLISVQHIRHATSILTINSKRILVDPMLSEVGELSPVPLTRNYRRNPLTPLPVPLHLFEDVDAILLTHRHFDHWDKKAISILNKNIPVFCQPKDQASVRSAGFLRATPVNNSFEWEGIQMKRIAGQHALGLSGKLLGPVSGFILNIMKEGSIYIVGDCIYTPAIEAAFRKYSPDIAILNTAEAEMIWGTVITMTREDIARIARLSPRTKLLAVHLNTINHCKLSQNQLTKFLKEQHLEDSVWVPEDGEVVSF; encoded by the coding sequence ATGCTCATTTCAGTTCAACATATTCGGCACGCTACATCAATTTTAACCATAAACAGTAAACGTATACTGGTTGATCCGATGTTGAGTGAGGTCGGCGAACTTTCGCCTGTGCCTTTAACTCGAAATTATCGAAGAAACCCATTAACCCCATTGCCTGTTCCACTCCACCTTTTTGAGGATGTGGATGCCATTCTGTTAACACATCGTCACTTTGATCATTGGGATAAAAAGGCCATTTCCATTCTCAATAAAAATATACCTGTGTTTTGTCAGCCTAAAGACCAAGCTTCCGTGCGATCTGCTGGGTTCTTGAGAGCAACACCAGTCAATAATTCTTTTGAGTGGGAAGGTATTCAGATGAAACGAATTGCGGGGCAACATGCTCTAGGGCTTTCTGGCAAGTTACTCGGGCCGGTTTCCGGTTTTATCTTGAATATAATGAAAGAAGGCTCTATTTATATCGTTGGTGACTGTATTTATACACCTGCTATTGAAGCGGCTTTTCGTAAGTACAGTCCGGATATTGCAATTTTGAATACAGCGGAGGCGGAGATGATATGGGGAACCGTGATCACCATGACACGTGAAGATATCGCTCGCATAGCCCGATTGTCACCGAGGACCAAGCTCCTTGCCGTACATCTGAATACCATCAATCACTGTAAATTGAGCCAAAATCAGCTTACCAAGTTCCTGAAGGAACAACATCTGGAGGATTCCGTTTGGGTTCCTGAAGATGGAGAGGTCGTTTCTTTTTGA
- a CDS encoding GLUG motif-containing protein: MNEKIMKKLSVVIAVIFVTVTILSSLAWLPSAVKAAGAGTGTAADPYIITTATQLNNVRNGLSSYYKLGSDINLSSYGNWIPIGNNNSNFRGGFDGNGYTITGLTIIRPAESYIGLFGYVSTVGQIRNVHLSGVNIIGYDYTGSLVGYINYGKVENSSASGTMTGYRHVGGLVGKSENSAVVNGSSANVTVQGYANLGGLIGQYASWAPMTDNAASGNVTGTGANIGGLIGYLDWGGNVTNSHASGDVRGTNNNSFYLGGLIGSSNSNLIEYSYATGDVFSKDGTHVGGLLGAGGGIIEKSYASGHITVEGGSFPYAGGLVGRFYSGKIINSYANVQITGNATSTLFGGLVGSNSGEIKNSYAAGQVSGNGNGSNGPLVGMDGWKKVTGSYYNSDIAGQIDNGMGEPKTTAELMSAATFSGWDFNSVWLINEGMEYPKLRPYVRSYTVTYEGNGSTTGGVPTDSSRYLDNSIVTVLGNDGGLVRDGYTFAGWSMDAAGNGAVYKAGDTFNIGTANAKLYAKWTALTYTIGTLGNQTLAGLTAGYAPGTQETGTITVTRTGTGDLTNLAASLSGADAGNFEIAGPAATTLNDGTPATTFTVKAIDGLPLGTYNATVTVTADHMAGKTFTVKQVVAKVIIKGDANGDGLITPADALMITQYLTGKITLTPEQFNALDMNNDGVLNNTDVQKIMAIYLGGAKS; the protein is encoded by the coding sequence ATGAATGAAAAAATAATGAAAAAACTATCCGTTGTTATCGCTGTTATATTTGTTACGGTGACAATACTGTCTTCTCTGGCATGGTTGCCAAGCGCAGTCAAAGCAGCGGGTGCAGGTACGGGGACAGCGGCTGATCCGTATATCATTACGACGGCGACACAGCTTAACAATGTACGTAACGGCTTGAGTTCTTATTATAAGCTTGGTAGTGATATCAATCTAAGCAGTTATGGAAACTGGATACCGATCGGGAATAACAACAGCAACTTCAGAGGCGGCTTTGACGGGAACGGCTATACGATTACAGGTTTAACTATTATTAGGCCTGCTGAATCCTACATCGGATTATTCGGTTATGTAAGTACAGTCGGGCAGATTCGCAATGTTCATTTGTCAGGCGTAAATATAATCGGGTATGACTATACCGGAAGTTTAGTGGGATATATCAATTATGGCAAGGTGGAGAATAGCAGCGCTAGCGGTACGATGACGGGCTATCGTCATGTCGGCGGTCTGGTAGGGAAATCTGAAAATTCAGCTGTCGTGAACGGAAGCTCTGCAAATGTAACGGTCCAAGGATATGCCAACCTGGGCGGTCTGATTGGACAGTACGCCAGTTGGGCGCCTATGACTGACAACGCTGCCAGTGGTAACGTGACAGGAACCGGAGCTAATATTGGCGGTTTGATCGGGTACCTTGACTGGGGAGGCAACGTCACGAACAGCCACGCCAGCGGCGATGTAAGGGGAACAAACAACAATAGTTTTTATCTTGGCGGCCTAATTGGCAGCAGTAACTCAAACCTTATTGAATACAGTTATGCAACAGGCGATGTATTCTCTAAGGACGGTACTCACGTTGGCGGCCTGCTAGGGGCTGGGGGAGGAATTATTGAGAAGAGTTATGCCAGCGGCCATATCACCGTTGAAGGAGGCAGTTTTCCGTATGCCGGCGGTTTGGTAGGCAGATTTTACTCTGGAAAAATTATCAATAGTTATGCAAATGTTCAGATCACAGGGAACGCTACCAGCACGCTTTTTGGCGGCCTGGTAGGGAGTAATTCAGGCGAAATTAAAAACAGCTACGCGGCCGGACAAGTATCAGGGAACGGAAACGGCAGCAATGGCCCTCTGGTGGGTATGGACGGCTGGAAAAAGGTCACCGGCAGTTACTATAACTCGGACATCGCCGGACAAATCGACAATGGAATGGGTGAGCCGAAGACAACGGCTGAACTGATGAGTGCTGCTACTTTTAGCGGATGGGATTTTAATTCTGTCTGGTTAATCAATGAGGGTATGGAATACCCGAAACTCCGTCCGTATGTACGGTCCTATACCGTCACGTATGAGGGTAATGGAAGTACGACAGGGGGAGTACCTACAGACAGCAGCCGTTATCTGGACAACAGTATAGTTACGGTATTGGGCAATGATGGAGGTCTTGTGAGGGATGGGTATACCTTTGCGGGGTGGAGTATGGACGCTGCTGGGAATGGGGCGGTTTATAAAGCCGGTGATACCTTCAATATAGGGACGGCTAATGCCAAGCTCTATGCAAAGTGGACCGCACTGACGTATACAATCGGCACACTGGGGAATCAGACGTTGGCGGGGTTAACGGCAGGCTATGCACCGGGAACCCAGGAAACAGGGACCATAACCGTTACCAGAACAGGTACAGGGGATTTGACGAATTTGGCTGCGAGCTTGAGCGGAGCCGATGCAGGCAACTTTGAGATTGCCGGACCGGCGGCAACTACATTGAACGACGGAACGCCTGCAACTACGTTTACCGTTAAGGCGATTGATGGTTTGCCTTTGGGAACCTACAACGCAACAGTTACCGTAACGGCGGATCATATGGCGGGTAAGACCTTCACTGTTAAGCAGGTGGTTGCTAAAGTGATCATCAAGGGCGATGCCAATGGGGATGGACTGATTACTCCCGCAGATGCCCTGATGATTACGCAATATCTGACAGGCAAGATCACGCTGACACCCGAGCAATTTAATGCCCTGGATATGAATAACGATGGGGTTCTCAACAACACTGATGTACAAAAGATTATGGCGATTTACCTGGGAGGAGCGAAATCATGA
- a CDS encoding S-layer homology domain-containing protein, translating into MINRINGTASYIRQTFSLFLVLCLLLVPFGSIVQATPATPVSAKVSSVSGAPGDTVDVAVTVDPGDYSVLQYMMQLSYDPNVLEPVFANPVTDKAASMFFNADANISGTINVYAGYFGGSFFLSVKQEVFVMHFKIKETAGTINSDVKIVSGTYTEDDDLWRNITSVTPGTVSVAPISETIKVGIGTASGIPGETVDVPVTVLESSGSAGAYGLQLDYDSAALEVENIVGASGDFFMYTQSDEEGWLKAAWADISGGDNAVKAGDSLFIVSFKIKENASIGDKTVTVSNPNDLQHFTFVDTHIVEMEKTFVPGKVTVNSLTNAEAPAISGQPGDRTASVGGTAELSVTATAGGTLSYQWYSNTENSTADGTPLAGETHASFSAPTHIVGTTYYYVVVKNTDNSKTGVKTASTTSSVAKVTVNSLTNAEAPAISGQPEDRTVSVGGTAELSVTATAGGTLSYQWYSNTENSTADGTPLAGETHASFSAPTHIVGTTYYYVVVKNTDNSKTGVKTASTTSSVAKVTVNSLTNAEAPAISGQPEDRTVSVGGTAELSVTATAGGTLSYQWYSNTENSAADGTPLAGETHASFSAPTNMVGTAYYYVVVTNTDNSKTGQKTALTTSSVAKVTVNSLTNAEAPAISGQPEDRTVSLGGTAELSVTATAGGTLSYQWYSNTENSTADGTPLAGETHASFSAPTNMVGTTYYYVVVKNTDNSKTGVKTALTTSSVAKVTVNSLTNAEAPSISGQPEDRTVSVGGTADLIVTATAGGTLSYQWYSNTENSTTGGTLLTDETHATFSAPTNVGGTTYYYVVVTNTDNSKTGERTASAMSNVAKVAVNSLTNAEAPAISGQPEDRMVSVGGTADLSVTATAGGTLSYQWYSNTENSMTGGTPLTGETSAAFTAPTSAVGTTYYYVVVTNTDNSKTGEKTASVTSSTAKVTVVEPAPSTSAPTETAPSVPTATSAPNTGVDVLVNGVAERAGIAVTSQIGDLKVITVTIDQKKLEDKLAAEGRGATVIVPVNAEANIVIGELNGQMIKNMENQQAKLVIQTKNASYTLPAIQINIDAVSQLIGSEVSLQDIKVQVKIATPAAEMAKLVQSESEKGAFELVAPPIDFTVTATYGGETVDVAKFNAYVERTIAIPEGVDPNRVTTAVVIDPDGTVRHVPTQVILNGGTYYAKINSLTNSTYSVIWHPISYKDVEHHWAKEAVNDMGSRMIINGIGNGDFDPDQDITRAEFAAIIVRGLGLKTDNSTIPFSDVKSADWYSSFISTAHSYNLINGFEDGTFRPLEKITREQAMVILAKAIKITGLKSNLQTNNGEELLSSFVDSSHVSAWAATSITDILQAGIVLGRSDHRLEPEAPISRAEVAVTVKRLLQKSGLI; encoded by the coding sequence ATGATAAACCGCATCAATGGCACGGCAAGCTATATCAGACAAACCTTTTCACTATTCCTGGTCTTATGCTTGCTGCTGGTTCCCTTCGGTTCCATCGTTCAAGCGACTCCTGCTACTCCGGTCTCGGCCAAGGTTTCCAGTGTCTCCGGGGCTCCGGGGGATACGGTGGATGTGGCGGTTACAGTGGATCCGGGAGACTATTCAGTATTGCAGTATATGATGCAATTATCTTATGATCCGAATGTCCTTGAACCGGTATTTGCAAATCCGGTGACAGATAAAGCAGCCTCTATGTTTTTTAATGCTGACGCAAATATTAGCGGGACGATTAATGTATATGCCGGATATTTCGGGGGATCGTTTTTTCTTTCGGTAAAGCAAGAGGTCTTCGTCATGCATTTCAAAATCAAAGAGACGGCAGGCACTATAAACTCAGATGTAAAAATTGTCTCCGGCACTTATACGGAAGATGATGATTTGTGGCGTAATATTACGAGCGTGACACCTGGTACAGTGAGTGTGGCTCCTATTTCGGAAACCATAAAAGTTGGAATTGGAACTGCATCCGGAATTCCAGGAGAAACGGTAGATGTACCGGTGACCGTTCTGGAATCCTCGGGGTCTGCTGGAGCTTACGGGTTACAGCTTGATTATGATTCGGCTGCGCTTGAAGTAGAGAACATTGTTGGGGCATCCGGCGATTTTTTCATGTATACCCAAAGTGACGAGGAAGGTTGGCTAAAAGCAGCATGGGCAGATATCAGCGGCGGCGATAACGCGGTCAAAGCTGGTGATAGTTTGTTTATTGTTTCTTTCAAAATTAAGGAGAATGCGTCAATAGGCGACAAGACTGTCACCGTGAGCAATCCAAATGATCTGCAGCATTTCACCTTTGTGGATACACATATAGTTGAAATGGAGAAAACCTTTGTTCCCGGCAAGGTAACCGTCAACTCCCTGACGAATGCGGAAGCCCCGGCAATCTCCGGGCAGCCGGGAGACCGGACGGCGAGCGTAGGCGGCACAGCTGAGCTAAGCGTTACGGCAACAGCTGGTGGCACGCTGAGCTACCAGTGGTACAGCAATACGGAGAACAGCACGGCAGACGGCACGCCACTGGCGGGCGAAACGCACGCGTCGTTCTCTGCGCCGACGCACATAGTCGGCACAACCTACTACTATGTCGTGGTGAAGAACACGGATAATAGCAAGACAGGTGTGAAGACGGCGTCGACTACAAGTTCCGTAGCGAAGGTGACAGTCAACTCCCTGACGAATGCAGAAGCCCCGGCGATCTCCGGACAGCCGGAAGACCGGACGGTGAGCGTGGGCGGCACAGCTGAGCTAAGCGTTACGGCAACAGCTGGTGGCACGCTGAGCTACCAGTGGTACAGCAATACGGAGAACAGCACGGCAGACGGCACGCCACTGGCGGGCGAAACGCACGCGTCGTTCTCTGCGCCGACGCACATAGTCGGCACAACCTACTACTATGTCGTGGTGAAGAACACGGATAATAGCAAGACAGGTGTGAAGACGGCGTCGACTACAAGTTCCGTAGCGAAGGTGACAGTCAACTCCCTGACGAATGCAGAAGCCCCGGCGATCTCCGGACAGCCGGAAGACCGGACGGTGAGCGTGGGCGGCACAGCTGAGCTAAGCGTTACGGCAACAGCTGGTGGCACGCTGAGCTACCAGTGGTACAGCAATACAGAGAACAGCGCGGCAGATGGCACGCCGCTGGCGGGCGAAACGCATGCATCGTTCTCTGCGCCGACGAACATGGTCGGCACAGCCTATTACTACGTTGTAGTGACCAACACAGACAACAGCAAGACAGGCCAGAAGACGGCTTTGACTACGAGTTCCGTAGCGAAGGTGACGGTCAACTCCCTGACGAACGCAGAAGCCCCGGCGATTTCCGGGCAGCCGGAAGACCGGACGGTGAGCTTGGGCGGTACAGCTGAGCTAAGCGTTACGGCAACAGCTGGTGGCACGCTGAGCTACCAATGGTACAGCAATACGGAGAACAGCACGGCAGACGGCACGCCGCTGGCGGGCGAAACGCATGCGTCGTTCTCTGCGCCGACGAATATGGTCGGCACAACCTACTACTATGTCGTGGTGAAGAACACAGATAATAGCAAGACAGGTGTGAAGACGGCTTTGACTACGAGTTCCGTAGCCAAGGTGACCGTTAACTCCCTGACGAACGCGGAAGCACCGTCAATCTCTGGACAGCCGGAAGACCGGACGGTGAGCGTGGGCGGCACAGCCGATTTAATCGTTACGGCTACAGCTGGTGGCACGCTGAGCTACCAATGGTACAGCAATACGGAGAACAGCACGACAGGCGGCACGTTGCTTACTGACGAGACGCACGCGACATTCTCCGCGCCAACGAATGTTGGAGGCACAACCTATTACTACGTCGTAGTGACTAATACTGACAACAGCAAGACTGGCGAGAGAACGGCGTCGGCAATGAGCAACGTGGCTAAAGTGGCTGTCAACTCTCTGACGAACGCAGAAGCTCCGGCGATCTCCGGACAGCCGGAAGACCGGATGGTGAGCGTGGGCGGCACAGCCGATCTAAGCGTTACGGCAACAGCTGGTGGCACGCTGAGCTACCAATGGTACAGCAATACGGAGAACAGCATGACAGGCGGCACGCCGCTGACGGGCGAAACGAGCGCGGCGTTCACCGCGCCAACGAGTGCTGTAGGCACAACCTACTACTACGTTGTGGTGACCAACACAGATAACAGCAAGACAGGCGAGAAAACGGCATCGGTAACGAGCTCCACCGCTAAAGTGACCGTTGTAGAGCCAGCTCCATCAACGTCTGCACCAACTGAAACAGCACCTTCTGTACCTACTGCCACTTCTGCCCCAAATACGGGTGTTGACGTGTTGGTTAACGGTGTTGCTGAGCGGGCGGGCATCGCAGTGACAAGTCAGATCGGCGATTTGAAAGTGATTACCGTGACGATCGACCAGAAAAAACTGGAGGATAAACTGGCGGCGGAAGGCAGGGGCGCGACCGTAATCGTTCCGGTCAATGCGGAAGCCAACATTGTGATCGGTGAGCTGAATGGCCAAATGATCAAAAACATGGAGAACCAGCAGGCGAAGCTCGTCATCCAGACGAAAAACGCTTCTTACACTCTACCGGCCATTCAAATCAACATCGATGCTGTATCTCAACTGATTGGCAGCGAGGTTTCTCTGCAGGATATTAAGGTGCAGGTCAAAATTGCCACACCTGCCGCAGAGATGGCTAAGCTTGTGCAGTCAGAGTCGGAGAAAGGGGCATTTGAACTGGTTGCTCCTCCAATTGATTTTACCGTCACGGCCACATATGGCGGAGAGACGGTGGATGTCGCCAAGTTCAATGCTTATGTGGAACGGACCATAGCCATTCCTGAAGGGGTGGATCCTAACCGAGTGACTACAGCCGTTGTCATTGACCCGGATGGAACGGTTCGCCATGTGCCTACACAAGTCATTCTCAATGGCGGGACGTATTACGCGAAGATCAACAGCTTAACGAACAGTACGTATTCTGTTATCTGGCACCCTATTTCCTACAAGGACGTTGAGCACCACTGGGCGAAAGAGGCCGTCAATGATATGGGATCCCGGATGATCATTAACGGGATTGGGAATGGAGATTTTGATCCCGACCAAGACATTACTCGCGCAGAATTTGCAGCGATTATCGTTCGCGGACTGGGATTGAAGACGGATAATAGTACGATTCCATTCTCGGATGTGAAGTCGGCCGATTGGTATAGCAGCTTTATTAGTACAGCGCATTCGTATAATCTGATTAACGGCTTTGAGGACGGAACCTTCCGTCCGTTGGAGAAGATAACGCGGGAGCAAGCGATGGTTATTTTGGCCAAAGCGATAAAAATTACAGGACTGAAGTCAAATCTTCAGACTAATAACGGGGAAGAACTGCTGAGTTCTTTCGTGGATTCAAGTCATGTATCAGCCTGGGCAGCGACAAGCATTACCGACATTTTGCAGGCGGGAATTGTGTTGGGACGAAGCGATCACCGACTCGAACCTGAAGCGCCTATATCAAGGGCAGAGGTTGCAGTCACGGTGAAGCGGCTGCTGCAAAAATCCGGTCTGATATAA
- a CDS encoding alpha/beta fold hydrolase has product MKTIFLTGGTGFIGRQLVKELLKEDVMIFLLVRSKSKATRTFQEKDILNKAALHFIEGDLTKTDLGLSDEDKDRVLDTDVIIHAGGQMDIQATKQEATSVFLNGAKYISEFAKSIHQLKGLQQFIHVVGYMSPFDDNNSKVAIDVFKEGHDYLKIKNSYERTKFLADLYIRQQASAIGYPLSVINPPTVVGSSKTGSTEQTAGLGLLVTSMRRGLMPVIPGGKGYKLPLISNDELAKFIVQVFKQEQSSIQTYTLVQDKQLDPDISELLDVMSESMNMAAPKISVPIHFMKALMKSGISKITQIPSDGLNFITNRKFSNDSSKKIMGEDWFNKTSVMNFFPVVVADLDYRLMNQNDQDNHAFERTLIGNTVIYQIQGEGKPFILLHGLMSDGEDLFPLGLELHEKTGQPVWIPDLPGLGRSPFKREKNLLDLYLNLVKELLGKATNGAHWIGHSFGAVILLEALVREYIDTRNTITLLQPPVAKRNSKSFNAPQFMNKWALKLATANSIERYLIGNGLFENRVNIPKHYIAKVSSSFTSPRILNTTLQLNRFLSKDYQGDFTKVPRYDLHIIWGDHDRSYSAPLHLGKVDVVPYGHHFPLSHPRETASFILRN; this is encoded by the coding sequence AGCCCTGCACTTTATTGAAGGTGATTTGACGAAAACAGATTTAGGTTTAAGTGATGAAGATAAGGATAGAGTATTGGACACGGATGTTATTATTCATGCAGGTGGACAAATGGATATTCAAGCGACAAAGCAAGAGGCAACATCTGTATTTTTAAACGGGGCCAAGTATATCAGTGAATTCGCTAAAAGTATCCATCAATTGAAAGGCTTGCAGCAATTTATTCATGTAGTAGGATATATGAGCCCCTTTGATGATAATAATAGCAAGGTTGCGATTGATGTGTTTAAAGAAGGTCACGACTATTTGAAAATAAAAAACTCTTATGAAAGAACAAAATTTTTGGCAGATCTTTATATTCGCCAGCAGGCATCCGCAATAGGATATCCGCTTTCTGTGATTAATCCACCAACTGTAGTGGGCAGTAGTAAAACAGGGAGTACAGAGCAAACAGCAGGCTTAGGCTTGCTTGTGACGAGTATGCGAAGAGGGCTGATGCCAGTTATTCCTGGAGGCAAGGGGTATAAATTACCACTGATTTCAAACGATGAGCTAGCGAAGTTTATTGTTCAGGTTTTTAAGCAGGAGCAATCGTCTATTCAAACATATACACTTGTTCAAGACAAACAGCTTGATCCGGATATATCTGAATTATTAGACGTTATGTCAGAAAGTATGAATATGGCAGCACCTAAAATCTCTGTGCCCATTCATTTCATGAAGGCCCTTATGAAAAGTGGAATAAGTAAAATAACACAAATTCCATCTGATGGACTGAACTTTATAACAAATAGAAAGTTTTCAAATGATTCATCGAAAAAAATCATGGGAGAAGATTGGTTTAATAAGACGAGTGTAATGAATTTTTTCCCAGTCGTAGTAGCGGATTTGGATTACCGCTTGATGAATCAAAATGACCAGGATAATCATGCATTTGAACGAACCTTAATCGGAAACACTGTGATTTATCAAATACAAGGAGAGGGTAAGCCATTTATTTTATTACACGGTTTAATGAGTGATGGAGAGGATTTATTTCCTCTAGGACTAGAGCTTCATGAAAAAACTGGGCAACCTGTATGGATTCCAGATCTTCCAGGTTTAGGACGTTCCCCTTTTAAACGAGAGAAAAATCTTCTGGATCTCTATTTAAATTTAGTGAAAGAGTTATTGGGAAAAGCTACTAATGGTGCACATTGGATTGGCCATTCTTTCGGAGCGGTTATTCTGCTGGAAGCATTAGTGCGAGAGTACATAGATACGAGGAATACTATTACTTTACTTCAGCCCCCTGTTGCGAAAAGAAATTCCAAATCGTTTAATGCTCCTCAATTTATGAACAAATGGGCATTGAAGTTAGCAACCGCTAATTCAATAGAACGTTATTTAATTGGTAATGGTCTGTTTGAAAATAGGGTGAACATTCCGAAACATTATATTGCAAAAGTAAGCAGCAGCTTTACTTCGCCTAGAATTTTAAATACAACTCTTCAGCTAAACCGTTTTCTATCGAAAGACTATCAGGGTGATTTCACCAAAGTACCAAGGTATGATCTTCATATTATTTGGGGAGATCATGATAGAAGCTATTCTGCTCCATTACATCTTGGTAAGGTTGATGTTGTTCCATATGGTCATCATTTTCCTCTTAGCCATCCGAGGGAGACGGCTTCCTTCATACTACGAAATTAA
- a CDS encoding response regulator, whose translation MDDEKPALNVLNKVIGGRDDVQVVGAYMDPSELLKDIKGLRPDLVFLDIEMPEMNGLELAARLLELQEDIEVVFVTAYREYALEAFGVNALDYLLKPVVPDLLHRTIDRVLKRRTGTAPAKAATAASRIVCFGGFEIYKADHAEPIRFPTAKAEELFAYLLVHRNTYISKWTLCDSLWPEVHSPEKSDHNLHTAVYRMKKTLRDTGIGVRISSQRGSYRMECEDICDYVMFEQAVTHTVKMDNGNIEALTKAVQLYKGSLFGNRDYPWCEAERERMSRYFASLSKKLAKWHLEKRQYHEAVEVLQSVLSYVPFDGEAHEILLRTYIHLHDRTAFFTHYEKMEKSFKGELGVEPPEVLRQLYADLR comes from the coding sequence TTGGATGATGAAAAGCCTGCGTTGAACGTGCTGAACAAAGTGATCGGGGGAAGAGACGATGTGCAGGTGGTTGGCGCATATATGGACCCTTCGGAGCTGCTCAAGGATATAAAGGGACTCAGGCCTGATCTGGTTTTTCTGGATATCGAGATGCCGGAGATGAATGGGTTGGAGCTGGCCGCCCGTTTGCTGGAGCTGCAGGAAGACATCGAGGTCGTGTTTGTTACCGCTTATCGTGAATATGCCCTGGAGGCTTTCGGGGTGAATGCGCTGGATTATTTATTAAAGCCGGTGGTGCCGGACTTGCTGCATCGTACCATAGATAGAGTATTGAAAAGAAGAACAGGGACAGCCCCCGCAAAAGCGGCAACTGCTGCTTCCCGGATTGTATGTTTCGGAGGCTTTGAAATATACAAAGCGGATCATGCGGAACCCATTCGCTTCCCTACTGCTAAGGCGGAAGAGCTATTTGCCTATTTGCTGGTACACCGGAATACGTATATTTCCAAATGGACGCTGTGCGACAGTCTGTGGCCGGAAGTTCACTCGCCGGAGAAAAGCGATCATAATCTGCACACGGCAGTGTACCGGATGAAGAAGACGCTGCGGGATACCGGAATTGGAGTGCGTATTTCCTCCCAGCGGGGGTCCTACCGGATGGAATGCGAGGATATTTGTGATTACGTCATGTTTGAGCAAGCCGTTACCCATACGGTTAAGATGGACAACGGCAATATTGAAGCCTTAACGAAGGCGGTTCAGCTCTATAAAGGATCGCTCTTCGGAAACAGGGATTATCCCTGGTGCGAGGCGGAGCGGGAGAGGATGTCCCGGTATTTTGCCAGCCTCTCCAAAAAATTGGCGAAATGGCATTTGGAAAAACGCCAATATCACGAGGCGGTTGAAGTCCTCCAATCTGTGCTCAGCTACGTACCCTTTGATGGTGAGGCGCATGAAATTCTTCTAAGGACTTATATACATTTACATGATAGAACAGCATTCTTTACACACTATGAGAAAATGGAAAAAAGCTTCAAAGGGGAGTTGGGCGTAGAACCTCCGGAAGTGTTGAGACAATTATATGCAGATTTGCGATGA